In Gadus morhua chromosome 2, gadMor3.0, whole genome shotgun sequence, the DNA window GAGGGGCGACGGGACCGGAGGGTCAGGGTGGACCTGAACCACTTTGAGGAGGCCATGGTTGTACCACCTTGTATTGCTGGGGGATTAACCCAATTTTGattgtgatttcaatattagtgtcaaacgatcacaaaactaatgtAATCGAATTtcgaaatatatatatatatttttttttttgttgcattaaatgttttatagaaagtgcagaacagctggatacatatctgtacattattttaggtttttaataattaattaatttaacattttctcttttttttgggagagacatgctgaataaatacatcatgttttcaaattaatcgtgatttcaatattaaccaaaataatcttgattatgattttttccataatcgatcGGCCCTACCACCTTGCGTACTAAATACTATAGTACTATATGTCAAGTTCTACATGTTAACCAAGTACTATAGTCTAATGAACTACTATAATCTAAATAGGACTATTTTCTAAACAGGTACTAAAGTCTAACTAGGACTATATTCTTTCTAACCAGGTACTAAAGTCTAACTAGgactatattgtgtgtgtgtgtatgtgtgtgtgtgtgtgtgtgtgtgttccaggaaGGCTGTGACGGCAGCAGCTGATGTTCCAAACCTGGCGGTGTACGTGGCTCAGGACTGCACCAGTAAGAAGGTTAACCCTCCCATTGAGCCTGTTTAGGATTCAGTGAGTGACCTGTAGCTACACAGCCCGGTTCTAGTTCTATAGAACTACTGTAGAGGTATAGCCGTACACTTTCTACTAAAAACAGACCTGTAGGGTTTGGCAGTTTCAGGTTTTACCAGTACGGTACGTTGCTGACTCTTGTTTAATGGTATGCAAACTGAATCTACCGGCAGTCGTCCCAAAGAGAAATCAATGCTAATTAAAATGTAGCCCATTGCTGACGTCAGCAGCTTGTGGTGTTGCTAACAAACAACTTGAATTAGGAATACTCCCCATGTAGACTATATAATAATTACACTATGTTTGATTAATAGTGGCGCTGTCCGTCCACACTGGTCCGTGTTCGGCCTCTAGTtcaggcctcccccccccccccccccccccgacccgaACACACACTTTACATCTGAACGCGCCCCTGCATGGCCTCCATGCTGGCTCCTCACCCGACGCCCCCTGCCCTgtcgccccctccctctgggTCTCCAGTCTACCTGGAGGACGTGAGGCGGCTGTGCCGGGAGCCCCTCCCCAGAGACGGCTCTCTGCAGGGCAGCCCAGGTCTGGCCTGGAAGTCCctgctggtcctggtcccggtccgcCTGGGGGGGCAGGACCTCAACCCCTCCTACATCTCCTGTGTCAAGGTCTGCAAAACCCGACCAAACAACTGCCgctttacattcagggcgtttagcagacgttttttatccaaagcaacttacaataagtacaagtagtatttgtcataagaaagagaaacaacaatatatcactgtcggtacagtaaggacgttcatagaaccaagtgccaagcactaacgatGACTAGGttgggttaacccattcccctatacaacaaagacagctaggataagctgctacacaatgctaagtactatttttaagtgccaggacgtacaacagacATTAAGTACttaagaggggtgggggggggggggggtatgtggatTCTAGTTGAAGTTCCCCTGTCCCAAACAACATGGACTCAATTTAATTTGAAACGATTCAAAATGGTCTCATGAGTGTTTCTCATGAGTATGAGATGACCGCTGCCCTGACAGTACAGATCTGAGATCAGCACAGTCCATTTGTTATTTGAAGACCACCTTCTCATCCTCCTGGATCCCCCTCTATAGAGGCTGTTGATGCTGGAATGCTGCGTGGGAATCATCGGAGGCAAACCGAAGCATTCTCTGTTCTTCATCGGATTCCAGGGTCAGTCACGGAATTAAATATTCATATATTGAACAGTTGTTACTAGGACATTGATTCATGATACTCTTggtgtgttattgttgtttatGCCAGGGGACTACCTGCTGTATCTGGACCCCCACTACTGTCAGCCCACCGTGGACGTGAGGCAGGAGCACTTTCCTCTGGAGGTACGAAGACGTCTGGCCTGGTTTCCCTTTCACTTTGGCTTCTGTCTCCACTTTCTCTCCCACTTCCACTTTGTTGCCCACTTTCACTTCTTCTTTCATGTTCGGTTGGTGTTGGTCTCCTGCATGATCTTTACGCAGAGAGGAACCTGGAGCATGAATATGTAATTTATAAAGATGTTAAATACCTCGACTGGGTTGAAATTAGGGGACAAGGAAAGCAGACTTTGAAAGactcgcacactcactcacactcactcactcactcactcactcactcactcactcactcactcactcactcactcactcactcacactctctctccgtgtTCTTCTGGTGTTTTCTCCAGTCGTTCCACTGTAAGTACCCCAGGAAGATGTCCTTCAGCCGCATGGACCCCAGCTGCACCTTCGGTTTCTACGCCAAGACGCAGAAGGACTTTGGCTCCATGTGCGCCGCCGTCAAtgaggtatgggggggggggggggggggggggtccctggtCCCGGTCAAACCTCAGTCTGGCCTTTGTTTGGCTGCTTAACGTTCATATGTGGctgaggaggtagagcgggttggctggtaaccagaaggttgctggttcgatccccggctcctcggGAAGAGTgcagaggtgtccctgagcaagacgcctcaccatGACTGCTcatgacgagctggctgtttcCCTGCATGGATGACTCCGCcgccggtgtgtgaatgtgtgcatgaatgggtgaatgtgaggcagtattgtaaagcgtgtctgagtggccactggttagaaaagcgctgaaTAAATGCAATCCGTTTACCATTCTACTGTGTGGCTCACCATGAGCTTGGTAAACACCTTGAAAAGAAGAGTTCAtgtactcctcctctccctcccaggcTCTGTCTTCTTGTGAGAAGTACCCCATGTTCATCTTCTCTGAGGGCCCCAGTCAGGAGACGTGGGGCCCCTCGgaacccccagaccccccctcccGGACCAGGACGCCCAGCAGCGGCTGCGTGGAGGAGTTTGTGCTCCTCTGACCTCCATGAAGGccgggaggtggagcaggaagtggaggaggagcaggaagtggaggaggaacaggaagtggaggaggagaaggaagtgggggaggagcaggaagtgggGGAGCAGCTAGCGGTGAAGAGGAGGTCCTTCTGGAGAAGCCTGGAGATCAAATCGGTGCCAACCGGTGGAGACTGTAGTAGTTTTTATTGGTGTATTATTATGTTATGAAAGCATAAATATAGCAGTCGATGTAAATCTGACAATGAAGAGGATTTTAATGTAAATAtcatatgttttatatattttatttgctcttgtgttattgtttgcctttaaataaataagacatcTTTACGAGATTGACCGTCTCTCCCAAGAATAACTTCTTTCTGTTTGAGGCTTCCCGTGAATGTTTGATCTCGTTCTCTCCATTCCGACTTAaccccatgacccccccccccccccccccccccgtggctcTGCTCATCATGTGACGCTCGCCTCCTGCGCGGTTAAGTGGATTAGAGACTAGGATTCCCCGGACCACATGACCTGCACACGCAGACCTAAAAACACCCAGTCCTACCCCACTAGATCACGAGAGGGATCAGAGGAAAAGACAAAACACTGTGTCTCAAAGTAATCAGAGGAAATTGTATTCTGTGTGAAATTAGTTTGTTCTACAGCTTTCTGTTGAAGGTGGGGGTGGGTCTCATGTCTTTCCTGGACTGATGGGGTTGGGGGTGAGGCTGGGCCTCATGTCTCTACTGATGGAGGTACAGCTGGAGGGGAGGGCCGGCCTCATGTCCCTCCCGTACTGATgggggtagaggtagaggtgggGTTAGAGGTGGAGGCCGACCCCAGGTCCCTCCCGTACTgacagaggagggggtggtgttaAAGGTGGAGCTAGGCCTCAGGTCCCTCCCGTACTGCGGCGGGTGGAGttgggggtggggttagaggtGGAGCTAGGCCTCAGGTCCCTCCCGTACTGCTGGAAGTAGAGGTGTGCGTGGTACTGCCTCTCCGGCAGCACCAGCCTCACGCAGAAGCCCAGCTCCTGCTGGCTGAGGTCGGCCCTGAGCTGGTACCCCAGCACCGTGGCCCCGGGGCTCTGCCGGGGcctcagcagctcctccaggccCCCGGGGGCCACGCCGCCCCGGGCCACACACTGCCGCCGGACCCTCTCGGTGGAGGCCCTGAGCAGGGCCACCTCCCCCCGAAGCCGCTCCGCCCCGTAGCGCCCCGCCTGCTCCCAGAGCCGCCGCAGGAAGCGGTCGTACAGCAGCGCGTCGGCTGTGTTCCAGGCCCGCGCGCGGCGCCGCGCCCGGGGCCCCAGCGGCGTGACGTGGCTCAGGGTGCGGGCGTTGAGGCGGACCGAggccagctcctccccctccagccccaACAGGGCGCCTAGCAGCACCAGTGACTCGTCCAGGTGCTCCGCGATCAGCACCAGCCGGAGCCCCGCCTCCAGCGCCGCGAGATCGGCCTCCCACGCCGAAGAgttcccccccgccgcccccgccgccgagTCCAGCCCCAGGTCGAAGCTCATGGGGTTCCTGGCCAGGCCGTTGCCGGGGCGACCGGGGTCCCAGAAGCGCTCCGGGGTCTCCAGGAAGAGCTCCAGGGGCGTGGTGGGCGGGGCGGTGGCGGCGACggtggcggcggcagcggcccgGGCCAGCCGGAAGGCGGGAACCTCGGAGGCGTGGGTGGAGAAGACGGACTCGAAGGTGGCCACGGGGTCGCGGATCACGGTGACGTAGACGGCGTCCGGGGGCATGACCTGGCGGAGCGCGGGGAGGTGGAGCCTCAGCGGGCTGACCAGCAGGTCGAACTGGGAGGAGCCTTCAGGGAGCTCCTCCACGAAGTCCGCCCGGAACCTGCAGCGAGAGGAGGGGTTTAGAGCGGACTtttaatgtgagagagagagagagagggagagggagagggagagggagagggagagggagggagggagggagggagggagagagagagatacagactgCTAGGTACTTGTGAGGGTATCTGAACGTGAAGCTGTCGCGAGGGAAGGCGAAGGtggcgccctctctctccccgaggCGGAACAGCAGGTTCTGCACCGTGCCCGCGCCCGTCTTGGTGGTTTTGATGAACACGACGGGAGGGGAGGTGACCCGGGTCTGCTGGGTGGTGTTCCTTGGCCAATCAGAGCCCAGGCCCACCGGGGAGCCCCTTCTGATTGGCTCCTCGCCgggcctctcctctctcatctcccctgATGTTATCCTCCAGGAACGGCTTTGGAGATAAGGaaggttaaaggttgggtatgggattcgcgcaacgccagcagattttgaaaaaacacaactcaaatggtcctaccccctctccttcaacgctaactctgactccacccattccaagtgcacggacgcgcaatcatgcacgagcgaacacatgcgaacacagatgcgcgagagcgagccgtTAGCTAGtaagctagctccagtagctaccgcaggataacaacaaacagaagcttgctctgggtcacaagctttaagtacgtgcacgaaggggtcacgcgcggggagcgggggagggggagtgcggtacgaccgtttgattgacgtacttactgtccaatgccactgggcgggtctggaaatcattggctggagtttttcgagccctgcccattccacagatgattgacttgtttaattttcatgtcagtacttctaacgcagtggctgtaagtgggttttcaaaggatttcaagtattttttcaaaaatggccaaaaaagagaattccatacccaacctttaaggaatTAAACATGAATAAAGCATTATTATAGGACAGCTCCCAGGATCTGCCCGTTGCATCTCGCTTATCTCCACAATGCTGATGTGAAGGGTGGTGTCTGATCTGAGCCAACCCACCCACATAACATCTCTCCTCCGTCCCTATAGGTCCTAACCCTCCCTAACACCTAACCCGTCCCCCACCACACCctacctctctccttccctccctccctccctacctccctccctctctctctccctctctctctccctctctctcgcctatCAAATGCACTCAGAACACCATTGAGTTGAGATGCAACCGACAGTTCTGCTTTCTATCTATGTAGCAGATCGTGGTTTTAGAAACCAGGCAGGGCAGCAATCTCCTAGTTCTCCCTGCACACAGTCGACAGGGTCCCGCCGACAGGGTGGCCCGACCCCAGCCCCAGCTTGTTTACCTGGACGGTCGTAGCGGCAGTAGAGCGAGGAGCACGGCGACCCCCAGCGCCACCAGgagggcggtgggggtggggcggcGCCGGCAGACCAGCAGGGCCCATCGACGGAGGGCCATGTCTCCCCGCGGCCCGGTCCTGGACCCCTGCTGTCTGGTGGCGGGCGGCTCGCTGCGGGcatggcgcgcacacacacacacacaatcacacacacacacacacagcgctgccTCTGCTCCCAGGGAAGACTTAGGGCGGACGGCTGACCTATAATCTGGATCAGGGAGTCGGCAGCCGTTCGGTACGGTGGCCCGGAGGACAGGAGCCGGCGAGGACCAggtcacaacaacaacaaccacaacgacaacaacgacaacagcaacaacacaacagGATGCTTATGACACGAGGAAGTGACACGGTTTCATCAAAAACATCCCAAATTATCAACAGGATTCAGGTGATTGCTGTGTTAATCCTGATGGATATGTATGAATTTATAACCAAAATAAAACAGGCCACAGTGTCAGAATCACACATCTACTGTGTTAGTCAGAACATAGAATATAACAGAACTCTCAAatcattataatatattatagaaACGTCTTTGATATTGGGTTgccctctgtgtgtatgtgtgtgtgtgtgtgtgtgtgtgtgtgtgtgtgtttttgggggggggggggggggggggggttgtttgtgtgtgtacctgtttgtgtgtgtatcctcaTTATCTCGTTGACTATTTGGTTGCTTTGTACACACCAATTTGTGAAATTAATCAAATAGATTAATAactaatcgatacattaataatgacgcctgtgtgtttgtgtgtgtgtgtgtgtgtgtgtgtgtgtgtgtgtgtatgtgtgtgtgtgtgtgcgtgcatgtgtgtgcatgtgagatagagagagggagggagagagagagagagagagagagagagagagagagagagagagagagagagagagagagagagagagagagagcgggggagagggggagagagagggaaagagagagagagagagagagagagagagagagagagagagagagagagagagagagagagagagagagagagagagagagagagtgtatgtatgtgtgtgcaagtgcgagtgtgtgagagagcgagagtgtgtgtgtgtgtctgtgtgtgcactgcaTATGTGATAAAGAGCGACCGCTTTCTAACTCGCACACACCCATCCCCCCACGgtcagcctcccccctcccctgcattCCTCTCCTCTGCAGCGCAGCACGTACTGCGCATGCGGGAAACGGTCTCCCGGCAGGCAACGCATGCGCAGTGGGGCCTGTGTTCCCGCACTGCGGCCGCTAGGCGGCGCCAGACACCACGGCGCGGCGCTGCTCTCACCCGGTCCaccgggagaggggggtggaggggaacaAAACGCTGCTCGCTAGGTCGCTCTTTGTTTCTGTCTAGGAGGAAAACCCAAAGACCTTGCCACCGCGGAGGTTTTAATCACAACGAATTCACCCGATTTGAGTAAGTACGACCGCCGCAACGTTTTCCGATGGTTTCGCGCTGTTTATGCGCTGTATTTTTGGCTGGTTTATCGGGTAAAGTGGTGCTCGAATGAGGGGTCTGGGTCCGCCGCCGTCGGACTGGCGGCGCGGCGGTCCGGGGGATGAATGAACTGGGGTCGctcggtgtgtgtggggtgcgtGGGTGCCAGGTGTACGGTAGGGGAGCCGGATCAATCGCATCTCAACCTCTAGATATCAAACCAAGGATCGATATGATGATAACACGGGTTTTTATATCATTAACCTAATTAGCCCTGCATAGCGTGGCCGAGCTAGGCTAGCTCCTCCAGCTAACACCCTTAGGAGCGTTGCATCGCTACTTCGGGGTTTAATTCGTGTTTTAGGAGCCTGGTTGGGTTGAGTTGAGTTTTTATTTGTAAGAGGAGGTCGGATGTGAGGACAGGTGATCGGGGAGAGGAGGTTTAGTGTGGACTAGCAACAGCTTGCGGTACAAAGGCTAGCCGGGCCTGGCTAGCGGGTTAGCATCCAGGCTAGCCAGGCTCTGGTTTTAATGTAAACATTAATGTAAAGGTACTGGTGCTGGTACACGCTGGTGGGATCTGaccggcgcacacacactggtggagaaggagatggtCGTGTGTGTTGAACGTTAGTTGCGTTTTGTGGTGATGACCTATTAGTCTGATTGGTggttatgtatatatttttttatggcAAACAAAACAAGTCTTAATGAAAACTTGATTTTGGGAATTTATTGTTCCTCATGATCAGTGATCAACTTCACAGATGATGATTTCAATAACGGTGTCATTATGATTATGCAATATTACCTGTTGACCTGCTGGAATGAAGCACAGCATGTCgttgtgatgtgtgtatgtctggaaTCTGTTTTAAGGCATCTTCTATGCTATGAATGTTTTTTCTCGCTGAGCCAAATTATACGACCGCCGTTTGTCGTTACTGTATGAAAATATATCATTATGCCGTGGCAGTTAAATTTAGTCTAGACTGTTCATGTGTTATTGATTTTAGGTTgtatatcgtgtgtgtgtgtgtgtgtgtgtgtgtctgactgttcGAGAGTgagcgtttgtctgtgtgtgcatgtaagatAACGAGGGGGATCTTTTTAATATCGTCTGTATCTCTGTGTCCCTGACTCCCATTGACCCAACGAACATGAAGATGACTGTAGACTGTAATgctgtttttattaatttctTAACCCTCACTGCCTCTCTGTCCCATCGCAGTAGTAGTACTCGACTGCTGTCAACCCGCCCCTCCGTCTCTGCTGAGAGATGTCTACCCCCGACCCCCCCATGGGAGGGACTCCCAGGCCGGGCCCTTCGCCTGGCCCGGGGCCCTCGCCAGGGGCCATGATGGGCCCCAGCCCCGGTCCGTCTCCGGGATCGGCCCACAGCATGATGGGCcccagcccggggcccccaggcTCCggacacccccacccaccccaggGCCCCTCGGGGTACCCCCAGGAGAACATGCACCAGATGCACAAGGTAAGGCTCtcgacctgtctctgtctcctgtctggtctctctcttgtctaGTATCTCTCGTCCTGTCTCTCTCGTCTGGTATCTCtcgtcctgtctctctctcgtctggtctctctcttgtctggTCTATTTTCGACTTATCTCCCCGTCCGGGGCTTGTGAAAGATCCTAACTGGGAATTCTGTCTTCTGAGGAGAGAAACTAAAAGTTCCTAGTCAGAAAGCTGGATAGGATTTCCAGTCTCTCAGTTAGCCGTTGTATCAACATGGCCGCCCACACGTTAAAGTATCACTTCTTATGCGTTCTACATCAAAACACATCCAATCTTGCTTTTGCCGATTGGATTATATCAAACAACCTGCAGAAGCTTTTGTTCTTCTGTGTGCCATGACCTTAACATACAACAGCAACCACAATCAAACTCCTGGAAAACCATGAAAGGCTTTGTCGACTGTATATTtacatgtgtatttatatttagggcCTAACAACAAGGACAAGACACACAACTACAAAACTAAGtcctatttttaagtgccagatATTTGTATATTGGATTCAAACAGGTGTGTTTCTTGTGGAAGGGTAGTGTA includes these proteins:
- the LOC115534119 gene encoding galactose-3-O-sulfotransferase 2, whose translation is MALRRWALLVCRRRPTPTALLVALGVAVLLALLPLRPSSRSWRITSGEMREERPGEEPIRRGSPVGLGSDWPRNTTQQTRVTSPPVVFIKTTKTGAGTVQNLLFRLGEREGATFAFPRDSFTFRYPHKFRADFVEELPEGSSQFDLLVSPLRLHLPALRQVMPPDAVYVTVIRDPVATFESVFSTHASEVPAFRLARAAAAATVAATAPPTTPLELFLETPERFWDPGRPGNGLARNPMSFDLGLDSAAGAAGGNSSAWEADLAALEAGLRLVLIAEHLDESLVLLGALLGLEGEELASVRLNARTLSHVTPLGPRARRRARAWNTADALLYDRFLRRLWEQAGRYGAERLRGEVALLRASTERVRRQCVARGGVAPGGLEELLRPRQSPGATVLGYQLRADLSQQELGFCVRLVLPERQYHAHLYFQQYGRDLRPSSTSNPTPNSTRRSTGGT